GAAGCTTTAgtctacaattattttttatccatataaaaattagtatataaataaaactttttatttttaattttagtatgtttttgaaattttaaaaattttatatacttataaaaagaaattgataccTCCACAATATTTTCTCAATACCTCTACGATATTTTCTCAGTGTCCATCCCTGTTATGATGACAGAAATTTCCTTGAATTGATAGAAAGGGAATGAGTCATGTGAGGTTGAAGTTTGCTACTCACTCTACTGACCAAGTCAAACCATCTTAGCCCTTTCAATTTCTATGCAAGTGGAATCTTTGGTTTAGTACTAAAAAACATTTCTGAGATTAATTAATCTCTTAtcatttacaatttaattttttacgattaaaaaaatataacccaAGTTCtgataaatatgaaattgtaacatttttataaaactactCCTTCAATTTGTTCAcctaatattagaaaatatttattattgatgataaaaatatattatttaattacaacctcaattgaagaaaataaaccTTTGATGAAACACTGGAACTGTAAAACTTTCACAAAAAAGGTCCTACCGGGAGTCGAACCCAGGTCGCAGGATTCAAAGTCCTGAGTGCTAACCACTACACCATAGAACCAGTTGTTATAGCATTtcataataaagtatttaacaATAATATCTATTCAGAGAGCAAATGATTAATGATATaatgtgtttttcattttattatttttagttttaccatatttatatattacactgtttattttaactattatattacTTAGTATatacctattttatttttgttacattagagaaatattattacattgtcttttttttaaaacattacacTGCTTCTTTAATCATCACactagataaaataataaaacttaacgATTATTTAAATGgaagcataaaaataatagagTGTGGCTTCACCAAAATAGGAAATCACGCGGGGAAGGTTTcatgtgaaattttattttatagaataaaagaGAGAGCATCTATAGATGACAGGAGTCTCTTGTAGCATCAGACAAAACAGTGGTCAAAACTCTGAAACTTTTCGTATAATGTTTTGTATCACTATACTTCTACAGCAGCCGTATACGTTTAGCATATTCATAAGGGTAAATCTGAAGCATAGTTTTGTCTGTAAAGGAACACAGACAGAGACATGTATGGAGGAATAACGTTCATCTTCCTCCATCAACGTTCATTACACACCATAAAATCTCTTGATCTTTGAAAAACTTCACCTTGCAATGCAGATGGATGCAGTGTTAAACTCATTACAATGGAAGAGTAGAACTCTGACTCCTATAATGTGTGGAGAACAAAAATTTCCTGTTATGTGAAAACGATCTTCCCATGGAGACTGGTCCCTTTTGCAACGCACGTCCAAATGAAGCCAACTTGTGAATGGTAGTTGAACTTGAGCTTGAATTCGAACTCCCACTTCCATGTTTCTCTACAATATTACTCATATCAATCTTACTGGAACTCACTTTTTCCCCATAAGGGGTGTCTATATCCATTGAATTTGAAGCAGAAGAAACATCCATGGAAGCCGATCTCCTCAGAGGCTGCGTTTCTCTTTCGCCAGAGGACTCACCAGAACCACCACCGTCTTCTAATCCAGCCCCATCATCAGAATCCTCCACCCGAACATCATAATTCTGATGATCAGACACAGACGCGCTTGAATCCATCTGAACATTCTGATCAACCGCTCCAGTTTCATCGCGGAGCACAGGCGCGCGACAGAGGGGGCAGTTTTTGTGGGAGCGGAGCCAGGTGTCAATGCAAGGCACGTGGAAGGCGTGGCTGCATTTGGGCAACAACCTGAGAGTTTCGTCGTGTTGGAACTCTCCGAGGCACACGGAACATTCGGAGCTGTCTATGATTCCTTCATTTTTTCTGTATTTGAAGACGGTGATGGAGTCTATAAGCGACTGTTGGAGACCGACGGTGCGGATGTACCATACGTGGTGGACAGGCGGCAAGTGGTCTTGGTCGGCGACGTCATGATCGTTGTTGGAAGTGGGAGGATCTCCGTTCAAATCGAACAATATGGGTGTGTGTCTTGTTCCATTTGGGGTGCGGTTATATCTCCTGGAGTAAAAGTACCTTATGAGAGTGGAGACGATGAAGAGAAAGATGAACACACCAACTATGCATGTGGACACAACCAACGCTAGTTGAACAACATGTCTATGATGTTGGATTAACTTAGGATGTTCATCGACATCGAATTTAGGAGGAGGAGGCATTGGTGGAAGAGAAGGGAAGGTAGTGTTGTATGGATGTGGAAAATTTGGCATTTGTTTTGGCAGAGTGTGGCATGATTAAATGCTGAAATGAGAAAATGAGGCCATTTCGTTTTGTAGGGGAGACTTGGACTCCGGAATTTACTTGGTGCTTTCTTATGCATATATCCAAAtcaatcaacttttttttatggtttcCGCGTTAACTTTAATGGTGGTGGGACATTATATCTTGTAATATATTACACAATCCTTTTCAAAaagaaactttctttttttccactAAAAATATGGGACCCTTTTTTCAATGATGCCAATATTCTTCATTCTTAAGATACAAATGTAAAGGATTTTCTCTTCTAATTACAAATTTACTCTttctgttaaattttttttttatgcttgttGGAAGtaccacatcgactagagatgaagtcatttaagtgtatataagtgggtgtaaacctcaccttacaagtcagttttgtgggattgagtaagacttaaaatccacttctttgTTGAAGACAGACAAGATTAATAAGTATGTGACATATATCGTTTCCaataaaatggaaaagagaaaCTGAAGCGTTTTATGGTAAGAGGTGTCCTGAGAACGTCAACCAATAACTATGTGACATTTGGCTTTTACTAAGCCAAAGAAATTGTTACACTTAAGTTCCTTCTATTCTTTGATCTTTCTTTCCTACTTGAAACCCTACACATTAAAAAGTGTGGAAATAATAGCAAAGGTCACGAAGGGCATATTCAACCTTCATTCTTCCCTTATTTTCTTGTCATCGATATCTAAttgtttctttcttattattcatcttctttctttataGACGCTGAAACTTTAATAGAGTAACATCATGAAAGTGATTGTGATTTATTGTTTGAGTTGggatatttcttttattaaattatttattatgtgaaTGAAACAAGTTGTAGAAGGATTTGCTGCAATgtagataatataatataatataatataatataatataatataataataataataataataataataataataataataataataataataataataataataataataataataataaacatgaaTTAATTTATGATGAACAGATTAGGTTTGACAATGCAAGCCTTATTTTGGTCCGTCTCATATTTGATTCCCAATAAATAAGATACAAcccaattaatttatttcacatTTAATCTACAAAAAGTGGGTCAGGTCACTCCATCCTACATAATAAatgtaagttaatttttttaacatgttcaCGTAACATTTAGTTTGTGGACTGACCCAggattgtttatattttaatattgtaattttgaGTTAACAAGCATAATGTATATTACATctaggagaaagaaaaaaaacatattatttaaacttaactaataaaatatttggtcAAAACAATATAACAATTATACTTTTTGAATCTTGATTTTTTTGTGTGGCTGTGACGTCccaattatataaaagaagaatacaTAAATAAGACgtcatcatgcataatataGGAAAGCAGTCAAGAGTAATTAAGATTACAGTCATCCGTACAAGAATTTAGAATTGAAGTATCATAGTCCTCCTATAAAATgctaggaatttaaaacttgaaatatAACAAGAGTCTTCAAAATAACTTGAGTTCAAATGACATAAAGCCTAAAGAACTAAGCTGCAGCATCTTTATTTCCTTCCAAAGCTATTTCCAAGGAAACCTCATTCTcctttgctcacatccaaatggatgatcattgcaaaagaaaacacatacaACAGACAAAGCAAcaacaagcaagggtgagctgattatataaaaagcatgcgATTATATTAGCATATGCACATCAGATTTAATCTTAAGTCAAGTATAAGCAAGCAAGACAATATAAGACACAAAACCTAGCATGTtatcttctagacttgactcgttcagactttagaatgatagttgAGCTATGacgggtcatgcacccgtggtggcttatgatacttaggctcccccgccttgggctcccccgccctAGGTTCCcccgccctgccacactcacgaggttagtctatTCCGTGCcttggagcatgatggaagcctccaagactaagacatcctgctactcctcaccacatggttcaatcctctctacatgagaagaaagaccattggagcgtaaggaagacccccaagactgagctcctactttgattctaaaacactaagactctcaccgagagattctacaccgatggaacttagtttaccacttggatcgtACTTTTATCACTTTGTgatcatatactttttgccacaatcaacatatacacaatctcaacaatatacattactcaCCAATCACAAAACTTATAACACAACCTCAATACTTTTCTTACATAGTCTCAGTACTATACATTGACTCATCAAACACAAGGTTTTacttcaacaaataaaatattacaacttcATATACAACGTCTTATAAAAATACTACAACAAATAAATCACcccaaaaacatataaaattactatGACAAAATATTACCCcaacacataaaaatattaagcttttatactttattttacaTACATAATAATTTCTCAATCACtcatattaaattatgaaaatcaatCGTGACATCTCTTAACTTATTTTACTAACAAACTACAAGTATACTAAAAATTAATCTCATATCAAActtaatagttaaatatatatatatatatatatatatatatatatatatatatataaaataataaatataacttaatctTGTTAAGTTTCCATacgtatatattattatataatatatgtaatataattatttatatagaagttatatattatataatatacaaaagtctataaaagatatattaatgtTAAGTTTCTATACATTCATATAAAagtcatatatatacatattattatataatatacaaaggtaagtaaaagatatatattaatatattttatacaaagATCACAAAACGGAAtgaatatagtataatatattatttatatcaatCTTGATATTAAAAGGAAACCTAATAAATCCAAAAAATCATCATCCTATTTCCTTCTCTGCAACCCAATTTCTCTCACATCTTATATAATCAATTCAAcaatatcacattcaatttcaGTTAGCAACTCAATTCAAAACAGATAAAATTTATCACTATGCCAATTCACATATTTATACTATTCATCAGTTTCACAGTCTCAGTTTGGGCAttcagtaaaattaaaaattgcagGGCAGTTTTACAAACACATTAGTTCAACATTCAACAtgtagttattttataaaataaatttctaaaaaaagtaATCAACTCTCCTTACATGGAAATTTCACAGCTCTATAGTTCTACAGTACCTCGGGTCACACCGAACTTGGACCGCACCCTACAGATCACAAAACTGTGATTAAGAATAGTTCTTAGAACTACCGTTGAACAGAGATTGGAAGGACAGAAACGAAAGACACATGCATCAACAAAACTGTTGCATGCTCAAAACCCTAGAAGCCTAAGGAAAGGGGGAAACGACTTACTGGCGAAATAATGAGAACCCAATCGGTTCAAGTCGAAGCTCTCGACTCCGGGAATGCAGGGACGCCACCTAAACGAAAATGCACCGGTTCAGTTTGAAGATTcggtagagagaaggcagagaaatAAGGGCTTAAGTGGTTCTAGAGAGAGAGTTATCAGGAAAATGAACTCAACTTTTGCTTCtctctttttaaaaagtttagtaaaatataaaattgttattccTTTTTAATAAAGACCCCCCTCTTTTTAACTTAATTCTTCTTTCACCCCAtccctttttattatataaatatatttataaaacaagaTCCTTACCgtaactattaatattttttattgaaattagaaattatgaatattatctataaaataaaattatgaaattagaaATCATAATGGTTAGGTTCATAGATTTacctatatatttaattaataaccaTTAAATATCAAGAAAATGGTAAAAGTAGTAATGACTTTTAAAATGTGATACtcaattagtttataatttaaaactttatattataaaaaaattttattaattgaatttcattttataaaaatctctCATCTCTCAACaactttttaagaaaatctttATATCCTTTCTCTGATTTTTAACTTGATATTGCGTTTGTTTGAAGATCTAAGATCATAGAAAGGATCATTGTAGAGATTTCTACATATTCAATGATCAGATTTAAAACAAAGTAAGTTCATATTTTGCTCATCTTTTAGTTAGTATATTGTTTTAAGTTGCATGTGACTCTTTGGTCTATGCATATGTGATTTAATAGCTCAAAGTGaatctttgtttgtttgtaatCATGAAGATATATTATGATCTTTGATTGAGATTTTATGTGTATAGTTAGATAATCTTATGAGGAATAGAGCTCTAAGGAACAACTTTGAGTTACAGAAATTTCTACCCCAAGTAAGGAAAGTCAGTAATAATCAATGCttgttgtaattgttttttatttgaatgtttATACTTGATAAGATTGTACGATGACTTGGTATTAGTTTgcttgatttaatttaatttgtgaaGAACCTTATTGATTGAACtatgtttattgataattgTGATGAAATACGGTGTACTTGTTGAGTTGATGTCTAAATTGTGAAATTATTTAGAATGTATGAGTGTGAAAAATTGGCTTCTAATGGTtcattttaactaattaaactATAATGCCAATTAGGACTgataaaaaaaggataaaaacacTAATTAGAGCCAATTGAGAAAACTAATATGTCAGTTTGTATATGGTTTCTAACATGGTGTTGGGCAATGAGATGGTACCATTGGACGAAACTCTGAAATTTGAAGTAGTGGTCTACAATGTTGGATGTTAGTTTGAGATTGTTGGGCACCGGTTGACTTTAAATTCTTGGGAGCTCTAGAGGTGAATAACGCTAGGTGCTACTTAGGTGTCATTGGGTGCTAATTGGAATTTAAATTCTAGAATGCTTTAAGGGCTTGAGGCGTTAGGCACCAAACCCATTGCTAGGTATAAGATGGCTCGTTAAACGAAAATATAAATGCTAGGTGTAAGTTAAACATTTTCTGCATGGAGCTCTCTATTGATAACGTTAGTCGTCCATTTGTATCCGTTGAGCTATTTTGGTGAATTATTGATTTTGGTGTTGGAGATGTCATATTACAtaaatggttttgatgatggaGGAATACTTTCTAGATGTTCAATATGATGAGGTAATGGAATAATTGGATTGGAATATTATGAGAATTATGTGCATTTTATAGATAGGGTTTTTCCTAAGGAGGAATACCATCACATTAGTGTTATGTATGTGTTAACTAGGAATACCAAAGGTGTGATAATCCTAACTCTATTAAACTCACAAACTCATATAGATAATGAAGTTAGGATGAAAGTTGGAGGAGGTCCTATGATAGGATTTGGTGTAGAGGGCCCATTTTTGGCAATGTCATAGTAAACTAACCTTGTCATTGAAAATTGTTAGACTTGGTGGCTGATTTTGATTTCATGCAACATCGTTGCATGATAGTTGTAAGACTACATGTGTACTCAACTCATTGTGCATGTATTTTGAAACTGGGTCTAGAGTAGGTATATTTGGAGTCTATAATAATGTGTTTGAACTGGAATGAAGGTGTATGAATAGCTTGAGTTGTAAATTACATAGTTTACAAATTTACAATTTTGGCTATTTGAAATTATCATTACCTTACGTTTTTTCTAGCTGTTGTTTGTGTTTCTCTTGCTATGAAATACTTAGATGATACGCCTAGTTGAAAACTGCTTATATGCATTGGAAAACAGAAAAACTagagaaaataacataaattaactTACTTCATATGAAACAAAGTGTggcttatttaattttgtagtaATAGCTAAAAgaagattgaaaattttattattaatatttttttattaaattaattataaaattatgtttgaaaataaaacataatagaaatattgtaagtgaattttattttttttgttaatttttattgatactaaaaatgatatttaattagttaataaatttttttagataaattgtaattttgtttaagtaaaatatattcattagttatctttattttcttactaataaattttaatttctattttctttgtttttctttcaacttctcatatatttatgttttattttctttttttacattatttgagTAGTTCAATTTGATACACTAGTAAATACTTAATAGtttattttcatcttgttttgcatgtatttcattatttatattttaaatgatagaaaagttagttaagatttaTTCCTTTTCATAAGTAAAAGGTTAAAACCATATATGTTTCTAGTATTTAAACTTAGACGTTAAATCAAACTTTCTATctataactttaatatattttaatacttaatt
This genomic stretch from Vigna radiata var. radiata cultivar VC1973A chromosome 7, Vradiata_ver6, whole genome shotgun sequence harbors:
- the LOC106765791 gene encoding E3 ubiquitin-protein ligase RING1 gives rise to the protein MPNFPHPYNTTFPSLPPMPPPPKFDVDEHPKLIQHHRHVVQLALVVSTCIVGVFIFLFIVSTLIRYFYSRRYNRTPNGTRHTPILFDLNGDPPTSNNDHDVADQDHLPPVHHVWYIRTVGLQQSLIDSITVFKYRKNEGIIDSSECSVCLGEFQHDETLRLLPKCSHAFHVPCIDTWLRSHKNCPLCRAPVLRDETGAVDQNVQMDSSASVSDHQNYDVRVEDSDDGAGLEDGGGSGESSGERETQPLRRSASMDVSSASNSMDIDTPYGEKVSSSKIDMSNIVEKHGSGSSNSSSSSTTIHKLASFGRALQKGPVSMGRSFSHNRKFLFSTHYRSQSSTLPL